A part of Aegilops tauschii subsp. strangulata cultivar AL8/78 chromosome 2, Aet v6.0, whole genome shotgun sequence genomic DNA contains:
- the LOC109761547 gene encoding protein FAR1-RELATED SEQUENCE 5-like: MGKPRREIMFDTIDISNIACRDRAGERGTDIADTMKVFADMQRRRPGFHHVEETENNVVRSLFWTDSLCKMNYDLYGDFVSFDTTFSTNIYGLPFAPIIGVDNHGSTILFGVGLLKDEKIGSFKWLLSTFVEAMGGKEPKYIITDQDQAMKTAIKEALPRTRHRFCWWHIRKNLKENNASVFAQHPGMSDDIFRIVKNSLDQDEFERAWKAAISLHKAEGNKHLNTLWELQNFWVPAYFKDCFYPFSSTTTHSESTNLMWKNYVDHKDTIKRFVNAYHTIQQNCLAMLDKKRHRIEEKAPSLETSFPIERQASQVYTKEIFRKFQLELRNQTYFKCSDLAKGRQYFLKKIIDPGEKVWKPYPGEEFDSSEFGVDVDEQKEIYSCSCKKMSRDGIQFCHVLKVMDQTGMIDQLPKSFVIPRWTRNLSESLKVLSTSQGDSMTIQDDETMRFGLAYDELSDICSNACRKEKAYHVLCECMVDMKIKVMAALAEEPDTCILAETLKNPPMSGSKGMKKGDRIKAGSEKKGKGNKAASKCDRCGVKGHRKTNCPDNPEVQERMRIEEEKRKSQQEKRAR; the protein is encoded by the exons ATGGGGAAACCGAGGCGAGAAATTATGTTCGACACGATTGACATAAGCAACATTGCATGCCGGGACAGGGCTGGAGAGCGCGGCACTGATATCGCAGACACCATGAAAGTGTTTGCTGATATGCAAAGGCGGAGGCCAGGATTCCACCATGTGGAAGAGACAGAGAACAATGTAGTGCGCAGCCTGTTCTGGACAGATTCCTTGTGTAAGATGAATTATGATCTATATGGAGATTTCGTGTCTTTTGACACCACATTCTCTACAAATATATATGGCTTGCCATTTGCACCAATTATAGGTGTCGACAACCACGGGTCGACCATCCTGTTTGGAGTAGGCCTTTTGAAGGATGAGAAAATAGGGTCATTCAAGTGGCTCCTAAGCACGTTTGTCGAGGCAATGGGAGGTAAAGAGCCGAAATACATAATAACAGACCAGGACCAGGCGATGAAGACTGCAATAAAGGAAGCTCTTCCGAGGACGAGGCACAGGTTCTGCTGGTGGCATATTAGGAAGAACCTGAAGGAAAATAACGCATCAGTGTTTGCGCAGCACCCAGGGATGTCTGATGATATATTTCGAATCGTCAAAAACTCACTAGATCAAGACGAGTTTGAGCGTGCCTGGAAAGCAGCAATTTCTCTGCACAAGGCGGAAGGCAACAAACACCTGAACACGCTATGGGAACTCCAAAATTTTTGGGTGCCGGCCTACTTCAAGGACTGTTTCTATCCTTTCTCGTCAACAACCACTCACAGTGAGAGCACGAATTTGATGTGGAAGAATTACGTCGACCACAAGGACACTATAAAAAGGTTTGTTAATGCGTATCACACGATTCAGCAAAATTGCCTCGCCATGCTTGACAAGAAAAGACACCGAATAGAAGAGAAGGCACCATCACTAGAGACGAGTTTTCCGATTGAAAGACAAGCAAGTCAAGTATACACGAAAGAAATTTTCAGGAAATTCCAGCTAGAGCTACGGAACCAGACTTACTTCAAGTGCTCTGACCTGGCAAAGGGGAGGCAGTATTTTTTAAAAAAGATTATTGATCCTGGAGAAAAAGTGTGGAAACCATATCCGGGCGAGGAATTTGACAGTTCTGAGTTCGGGGTAGATGTGGATGAGCAAAAAGAAATATACAGTTGCAGCTGCAAGAAAATGAGTAGGGATGGCATTCAGTTCTGCCATGTGCTTAAGGTGATGGACCAAACAGGCATGATCGATCAACTTCCAAAATCCTTTGTCATCCCCAGATGGACCAGGAATCTATCAGAGAGTCTGAAAGTTCTGTCTACAAGTCAAGGTGATAGCATGACCATACAAGACGATGAAACTATGAGATTCGGCCTCGCTTACGATGAGTTGTCGGATATCTGTTCAAATGCTTGCAGAAAAGAGAAGGCATACCATGTGCTGTGTGAGTGTATggtagatatgaaaataaaagtcATGGCAGCACTTGCCGAGGAACCAGACACATGCATTCTTGCCGAAACTCTCAAGAACCCTCCCATGAGTGGCTCAAAGGGTATGAAAAAAGGAGATCGAATCAAAGCTGGTTCTGAGAAGAAAGGAAAAGGCAACAAAGCCGCATCCAAGTGCGACCGTTGTGGAGTAAAGGGTCACAGGAAAACAAACTGCCCGGATAACCCAGAAGTCCAGGAGAGGATGAGGATTGAAGAGGAAAAGAGGAAATCGCAGCAGGAGAAGAGGGCAAG GTAA